The stretch of DNA TTTTCGTAAGTTGTTTTTGTAATGCTATAATCTGGTGAGGCAGCAGCCAAAATATATGTGATTAAAACTTCATTATATCCTGCGAGCTTTAAATTTATATCGAAACCATGATTAGGGCTCCAATGCCAATATAAAGTCTCTTGGTTTTGTGTGTACCAATTCCATTCAACACCTTTCCAAAGTTCATCAGCTTTTTCTGCCAGTGATTTTTCGGTATCGGTGCCATTTTTTAAATACTCTTTAACGCAAATTAATCCTTGAACCAAAAATGCGGTCTCCACTAAATCGCCACCATCATCTTTAGTACTAAAGGGAATCGTATGGCCTGAATTACCATCAATCCAGTGGGACCATGCCCCATGAAAACGATCTGCATTTTCTAAAAAAGTCAAGATTTTACTCAGTCTTGAGACGCCTTGTTCTCTAGTAATAAAACCGCGTTCAACAGCAACGATGATACTCATTAACCCAAAACCTGTTCCGCCAGATGTCACTACATTTTGATTTAAAGTAGGATTATTTGGATGGTATCTTTCCTTCGCTGCTCCAGAATTGGTGTTAGCAAAATCCCAAAAATATTTAAAGGTTTCTTTTTGGGTTAAATCCATCATTTCTTCATCGCTAAGAGGTACAATAACTTCAGGCTCGTCATCTGAGCCTGGAATGTAAGGTTCTTGATACCCTGAACCATTATCTTTTGAGCATGAAAAAATTATAAAGCCAAGAAAGAGTATGTAAAATTGTCTTACCATTTAATTATTTTTTTAAATACTTAAAACCTAATTTGTCTAGTCCAGTTTGAACATCTTTATTTGCCATAAACAATTTCCACAGCATTCCAGAGCGATAATTTTCAATCATTAAAGGAATAGGCCCTTGGTCTATTGCTAAATAACGTGGTAAATACCAGTTATCTTGAAAACTAAAAGCATCGTAAGGGCCATATTCCCCTATTAATGAATCATGATTTTTATATAGTTTCTTTAACATTTTCATACTTTCCTTAGGTGTATAAGGAAATGAAGCTAGTGCAGCGGTTGGTGCTATGACACCTATATCTTTATCTGGTCTATGGCCTTTGTACCCTTTTATAGAATAACTAGATGTTAAACCCCAAATGCTATCACCATAACCTTCATGATTTTTTGGGTTTTCTACAGCGTGCTTATGGTGAATTTTAGCTTGATTTTGAACTAATTTCCAATAATCTGCATACTTATCTGATAAACTATTTGGATTTAAACCAACATAAGAATAGTGACCCCAAAACATAGGGCCTATAGGTGATTTATCATGTTCATAATAGTCAAGAAT from Flavivirga spongiicola encodes:
- a CDS encoding glucoamylase family protein, translated to MVRQFYILFLGFIIFSCSKDNGSGYQEPYIPGSDDEPEVIVPLSDEEMMDLTQKETFKYFWDFANTNSGAAKERYHPNNPTLNQNVVTSGGTGFGLMSIIVAVERGFITREQGVSRLSKILTFLENADRFHGAWSHWIDGNSGHTIPFSTKDDGGDLVETAFLVQGLICVKEYLKNGTDTEKSLAEKADELWKGVEWNWYTQNQETLYWHWSPNHGFDINLKLAGYNEVLITYILAAASPDYSITKTTYEKGWAGSGNIVSSSSQYGFPLVLKHAGGSNLGGPLFFSHYSFLGLNPKNLTDQYGNYWNLAVNHTKINRQYCIINPQNYIDYGEDCWGLTASYSRNADGSIGYSAHSPSNDKGVVSPTAAISSIPYTPNESLKVMHYMYQNKEKLLGPAGFYDAFSPHHNFWVAEAYLAIDQGPQIVMIENHRTGLLWNLFMENEDIKKGLDKLGFNY